Proteins encoded in a region of the Pangasianodon hypophthalmus isolate fPanHyp1 chromosome 21, fPanHyp1.pri, whole genome shotgun sequence genome:
- the gng12a gene encoding guanine nucleotide-binding protein G(I)/G(S)/G(O) subunit gamma-12a — MLVKMSSKTSSNNMALARRTVQQLRVEASIERIKVSKASADLMRYCSEHAKYDPLLMGIPASENPFKDKKPCTLL; from the exons ATGTTGGTGAAAATGTCCTCTAAGACGAGCTCGAACAACATGGCCCTTGCGAGGAGGACGGTACAGCAGCTCCGGGTCGAGGCCAGTATCGAGAGGATAAAG GTGTCCAAAGCTTCAGCCGATCTCATGCGCTACTGCAGCGAACACGCCAAGTACGACCCTCTGCTCATGGGCATCCCGGCTTCAGAGAACCCCTTCAAGGACAAAAAGCCCTGCACTTTATTGTAG